The Carassius auratus strain Wakin unplaced genomic scaffold, ASM336829v1 scaf_tig00002951, whole genome shotgun sequence DNA window gaatacaaataaattaaatgttaagacTGATCTAAGAAATCTCAAATGCACTTATGTACACTACCTGCCTAAAGATGAGCATTatcaaacttttgaaatgtttctgaaagaggTATTTTAGGGTCACTGAggctgcattaaaaataaataaataaatacaataaaaaaaatagtttttgctgtttccttttttttcaggattctttgatgtataggAAGTTACATGAACAGCACTCATTCATAAgataaatcttttgcaacattataaacatCATTACTGCCACTTTagatagtgtttttattttttatttttatcttacatAAAAGTTTTGAGGCATAATTCAGTGGTAGTGGTCATCTAATATGGGTTTTTAAATGAGCACCTTTCATCTTTCATAGGTTGTGTGTGAGATGCTTATGCATGCAAGCCGTCTGGTTCCTCTCAGCCAAGAGCATCTTATCATCAAACTGAGCCAACTGATTCATCAACTTCTAAACCAGCTACAGGTAGATACAGTGTGGCCATATATTGAGTATCCATGTGGCTTCTCATCAAGAggcatcattttttaaatatttatttctttactaCTTCCAGGTGATAGTGGATGAGCATACGCTGGATGTTTTGGTGTCATACTGCACACGTGCTCTGCGCACATGCAGTTCATGGACTCACCCGGAAGTGTTGCTTGCCCTCTCATCACTTGTGTATGGCAATGGATCCAGGTGTCACAGAGTAAGCAGCACACATCTGGCAACTCCCACTTTTTTATACTCTTTATAATCTAATCCTCTTCATTTTGAATCCTGGCCATGCAGCACCTTCCAGAGCTCCTTGGACTGAATGGTGTTCTGGTAAACTACGGTGACCCCAGACAGCCCGACATAGAGCTGCGGCGTTCTGCTGTGCACTGCTTAGCTAATCTATGTCTCAGGTGAGCCATGTCCAATCGTGTCATGAATCAAGTCTTCATAACTGGCTGCTGTTTAATATCTATTTAAACTAAAGGCCGAAACACACTATGCAACTTTTGCCCAGATCTATGCCCTGATTTGCCCGAGTCAGTCTGCAGATTTAGCTTTTAACAGATTTCACCGAAAGTTTCCAAATATTTCCAGCATCCGTACCTTATAATTGTTATCAGCTAGCTATAAGATTTGACTATTAATGCAATTTCTTAAAGCAAAGAAACCATTTAGCAGTGTTATGGCCTGTTCATATATAGAAAAGTTAACTATATAACTTTATCAGCGCTCTGATATTTTTCCTCTGTGTCGTTATTGTTACAATATTGCTGTGGACTTATCTATTATTGAATTAGAAGGATAATTTAAATTTGATTGTCATTGATGAGAATGTCATTTTAGAGTTAAatgtctgttttgtgtgtgtgtgtgtgtgtgtgtgtgtattagtgttcCTGGTCAGCCGTATTTAGAGGAGCCATATAAAGGCGCATGCTATGGAATCCTCCTGCGGACACTACAGTCCCCCAAACCACCTGATGTGGAGGACATTGTCTTCTGTACAGTCAGTACTGCATGTTTATCTACCGATGCTACCGTTAGTCAAGGTGAGGTCACGTTAACCAAAGTTTGGCAATGTCCAGTTTCTGGTGTCATGGGTGTGGCATTGTATAAAGCCCAGTTTTCAAACCAAGTAACTTTCTGTTGCTCAGCGTGAATTTGCATTGCACCAACTTGAGGGAAATTTGCATGGGGAATTTTTTCGCCCGCATGTGAAGTTCCCAATCGTtcagattcctattgaaatgacccATGAGTTTTCTAATAGCAACGGTAAATGTGACCGCACCTTGAAGTCATCTTTCaccttaaaatgaacatttttggaAACGTATTCAGGCCATCCAATgtgtagattattattattttttcatcagaacagattttgagaaatttagcattgcttcacttgctcaccaatgaatcctctgcagtgaatgggtccgaacagctgataaaaacatcacaataatccagaaaGTAATCAATATGACTTCAATCCATCCGTTAACATTTAACATTCACATGAAGTGAATGGGTTCATGTGGATTACTTCATGTGGATGCtctttagactctcattctgtcaaattttcatttttaggtgtacTGTTCCTTTTCATTAAGATCACTGAGGTAGTGTCAAACTCTTATTCCCATTGTCTTTTATGTACTGTGAAAGTTTCTCTTTGCTTGCATTTCAGTTATTGCAGAGTGCTCTGAAGGGAACGCAGTATTTTCTCAATGGTGGAAAATGGAAGGCCGTACCGAACCAGGATCTGGGCACCTTATTGGCTCTGCTCAAAGTATCCATACTGTTCTGTTCTTGTTTTTATAACTGTAGATTTACAGATTGGttatacagttaaaaaatgaagtTGATAGAATTGCATTCTATTAATTTCTAATTGTCTCATTGTGTCCTTGGCAGAGATTCATGTTCTATGGGCTGCCGGGAATAAATGTGGAAATGCCACAGGTGTTGTACCCGGCTCCTCTCCCTCAGTATGAGACTGTTCCCACTGCAAAACCTGAACCTTCTCAAGACTCAGCCACACAGAAAAAAACGGCTGGGGTAGGTGGCCAAAAGGTTTCATATAAGTGCACGCGTGTTGGAAATTCAAGAATAAAGGATGTTTTAAAATCAAGGCTAtaattgtattatgtattattctGCTTTAGTCCCAACAGAACAAGAAGCGCAAGTCTCGTGGGAAAGGGAAAAAAGCTGGAGCTGAGGGAAAGAATGATGACGACGATCTTAAAACTGGAGGAGGTGGAGTGGATCAGAGTGGTTGGTCTCTCGGCTCGCAGTCCGCTAGTGTGACGTCTCCGTCAGCAGTGACTCCACAACTCTACCCTTCCTGGAAGAAAGGGAGCTCTGACTCTGAGTTCTCAGACCCTGAGGGAGGAATGCAAACTAAACTTAGGTTTGACACTCTACGTTATTAGAGCTTTCCAACATTATTAAGTCAAAAAGAAACACTTACAGGTGGTAAATGacctatatataaaaatctatatataaaaatatgcatggATATATTTTTACATCTTATGTAGAGATTAAGTTTTTCTTTCATGACTAATGGTTATTATTTGATTGGTTAAGTGTCCAATAACAGATAAGCTGATCTTATTTGCTTACTTGGTTAATTTCTTCTTtcacatgcatttttattattattataataataaataatgtatgcatatgtttttaatgaatgtttaataatgattagttctgaaatataattatgaaatatatctGTTATTCACTTTTTGCATAAGTGTTCAGTAACTGATACTGTTTCAGTTCTGACACAGCTGCAGTTGAATGAAggaatgaatatatgaatatgataAATCGTAATTATATTAGAACAATAGAAGCCTatgtattatgaatattttttatggctatgctattttattttgttcactaaattataattttattaaaaaatgtaatttaattaatgcatatttaaattttttgtaattaatagaTCATCAATATTATCTATTTActattgttgttatatatatatatatataatttgcatgTCTTAAGTGACCAATTGCTCTATTTCTCTTGCACAActgtaatattacataatatatattacaaaaatacaattacataatattaccgaattttcattttggggtggagtttcCCTTTAAGTATGATTGGCTGTTGCATAAGAAGTTAATTAGCTACTctagttttctgttttttaatgagACATGATTGCACTTTGTTGTCAttgctttaaatgtaaatgtgtttgttttgtctACTGTCTTGTCTAGGCTGTATCAAGCACGTGTGCGGCAGAGTGCGCTGCAGTGCTTCCTGGCTGTGGTCAAGTGTGTTGAGAAACGAATCCTCTATGGATACTGGTCTTCCTTCATTCCAGATGCTCCTGGGATTGGAGGCCCTCCTCCTCTTACCCTCCTGACCATTGCCCTAAAGGACCCCTCCCCAAAGGTGAAACACACGTCCACTGTTGGCCATTTAGATTCTAACGTGAGATAAATATGGCCTATTTGACATTTGAGGTAACACGTTTGCTCCTAGGTACGGGCAGGCTCTCTGCAGGTTCTGTCTGCTCTTCTAGAAGGTTCTCGCCAGTTCCTGTCCACCGCTGAAGACACCAGTGCACCCCGCCAGGCCTTCACTCCCTTTTCGGCCATGTTAGCTTCCAGTGTCAGAGAGCTGCATCGCTGCTTGCTGCTAGCACTCGTAGCGGAGTCGTCCTGTCAAACCCTCACACAGGTCTTAAAGGTAATAGAACACGCACTCACACCAGTGTCCTTATCATTtaccaaaactaaaactattaaaaatactttttgtaaccgaaataaggataaataaataaaatataaatattagatgaataaaataaaacctaaaaatattGGAAATATTGCCTTTTTTGGTGATAAACTTGGTGATAGTAAAAGTTactaaaactaaacatttcatatttcagctTAGAAACATTTCAGGAGCACAAAAACAAAGATCCTCTTTTATGCCCTTTATGCCATAATCCAAAATCTCTGAGGCTTGTTTTGAAGAAtttagttaaaaacaaaaacaaattattattatttataaaagatcaacttgatttttatttaaatttgtaatgtTGTTCatgtttagtttatatatataatcatgaatATAGCCATGCTGCTAAATTATaagcaaaaactaataaaaatgacaaaatatcataatattacttagttaaactacaattaaaaccaaatttaacaataaaagcacagggtataaaaataaatactattaataataccatcatttttgtaattaaattatttctataatctataataactATTTCtgtaaatttataatttatacaattataattaacaCATGCAGTGGCCTCTGAATAAAGCTAGACCTTTTCTCAGAAGTGACCTAAGCTATTTGAATTGAAGCAAATTCACTCTCGCAAACTGTAAATCATGttgcatgattcatttaaatactatCCTTCCATAGATTTGCGTCTGatagggaaactcctacaaatgcatttGCAATAAGGTCAGCTGCCCACATCTTTTCAAGGCTAATTTTTCACTGTGTgcctttagtaaatcctgacagtagtttttttttttaataccaaaaGAGGGTTTGCACTGGTCCAAGCTGTTTGTAAATCTGGTCCAATGAGTTTGTGAACActatttgtgttttgtctttcaGTGCCTTGCCCACCTAGTGTCCAATGTGCCCTATAATCGTCTCAGACCGGGCCTGTTGAGCCCACTGTGGAAACAGATTCGTCCATATGTGCGCCACAGAGGTACTATTACAAGTGGTACTATTAAAACTGTCCAGATCTTGAATACTTGGCCTAAAaaagttatacaaaaaaaaaaaatcagccaagTTGAACATTCACCATTCGGTCTCCTCCTCCCATGGTAGATGTGAACGTCCGTGTATCCAGTCTCACTCTCTTCGGTGCATTAGTCTCAACACAAGCCCCCCTCCCAGAAATCCAGCTCCTTCTCCAGCAGCCCGGATCCACATCTGCCCTCAGCACCTCTGGCATCAGCACCCCACAGGAGCTCTCTCACAACTGGAGACTTCCCGCCCGGAGAGACGGAGAGGCCTCGTCTCCTGGAGGAGGAGTTGAGGGGGGTCCGGAGGGGCCGTGCTGGCTGTTGCAGCTGTGTGTGAGCCTGGTCACTCAGCCTCGTGAGGAACCCTACTCTGATAGTGACGCCGGCGGGTCTAGTGGAGCGTCGCTGGAACCGTCACCCGTCCGACTGGAAGCCCTGCAGGTGAGTGGTCTGTTTGTGAAGATGCAGCCACAGCATTTGCTCATCatgaaatctttatttatttatatgtggtTTATTTCAGGTTTTGGCACATCTGGTGAAGGGTTACTTCTCATTGGTTCAGACGTCTCTGTTGGAGTTGGGGCAACTCAGTTCTCGCTGTCTCAAAGAGCAAGAGGCTTCTGTGCAACTTCATGGCGCTAAAGTATTGGATCTTTATGTCTTTGTCATTTCCTGTCTTATAGGTGCTTGCTATGGTAAACATGGGATTTTGTTCAAATCACTAAACTTTAAGGCATGTTCACAATGAAAATTCAGGTTTTCCAAGCAATGTGTCTTTCTGCAGAAGTCCTAGGAGGCCAtggattattaattaattttcttgttttgtcATGATTAcgaactgatggggtgttgtatacTGTATATCAACTTTACTGTACTCATTTGGGACAGAATAAGGACCTTCTTCATGATCGCTGTAATTTGTGCAGTTTTtcgaaaacaactttcgttatgtcaagATCACGAGAAAATATTATGCCgagatgatgaaaaaacaacttTTATGTAGAGATCACAAGATAATTAAGTCGTTATCATgacaaaataagaaagaaaagaaaaaaaatatagtcTATGGCCTGACGTCCGTAGTCTTCCAGACCTGTGCATAAAAAACTACAGATGGGCTGAATAAAAATGCCAATTCTCAGACAGCAGGTGGTGCTTATGGAAAATCAGTAACTACGTGTGTAGTTCTGTTTAGACAATGTAACAGCCGTCACTTCAAATTGAAATGTTTATTGCATCGAATATTcctcttggtgtgaacagggttTTAGTCTTAAACTTAAGCAAGTAACTTATTCTGCACTGTTTGTCCTGTATGAAGGATACCTCAAATTTTCTTGTGAGCCAATGATTAAGTGACTAATTCATAAAGATAGTCACTTGattaatttctgaatgaattgTCAAGTTGAACGgatcggttgaatgaatgactaaGTATCTCCCTCATTAAGAAGTTACTTGCTGCAGTCTTCTCATTGTTTTTGCTTAATATTAAgagtacatatttttttcttttaaatattttgtttatttttttattttattaaatatttcaaaaagttTCTGTATATAGCCAAATTgatgtccaattttttttttttacctgttaaatattgtttttctgattcatgttttttttgtgtgtgttttttacaaGCTTCTGGAAGAACTGGGAACAGGCATTATCCAGCAGTACAGAGCTGATGCCAACACTACTCCAAGTGCCAAATGTGTGCCAGTGTGTCAggtaaaaacaaaatgaatggtGTATGTGATGTGGTACAAATCTAAATTCAAATATCATGATATTGATGTAATGATGgtcttttgccattttcaggtGGTCAACTTCTGGTCCGAGACCTTGGGTGCTCCACTGATCAGTGCCTTACAGAACGAGCAGCATCCCACCCTACAGACCAGTGCATGTGACACCCTCTCCTCCATCTTACCACAGGCTTTCAGCCAGCTGCCCGTAAGTGTGTTTGACCTCTTGAGTTTCTGCATGTGATGTTCTTTGTGATATTCATGCATTTCACCGTCTGCAGGATAAGACGCAAGTGCTGTGTATCACAATACTGCTGGGACTGACATACAACGAAAACTCATTGGTAAAGGCAGCAGCTGTGAGAGCTCTAGGCGTATACATCCTCTTTCCCTGCCTGAGAGAGGTACAGGTCAACCTTATATTATGAAAGAGCTCCACTTTTAATTTCTATTAAAGATTAGATtaagaatataataaatattgaatatatataaagTAGTAAACAAACCTTCATCCACCAAGAAAAGTACTCTGCACTGATTTTAACTGTACTATTTTTACAACCCCAGGATGTGATGTTTGTGGCAGACACGGCTAATGCCATCCTCACTGCTCTGGATGACCGCTCGCCCAACGTTCGTGCAAAGGCAGCCTGGTCACTTGGCAACCTCACGGACACGCTCATTGTCAACATGTGAgaaagacaaatgaacacatCTGTGTGTTCCATTAATGTAGTTATACCGATGGTTTTCCTTTGCTCATTTGTGGTCCTCAGGCAGTCAGTGGGGTTGGAGTTTCAGGAGGAGTTCTCTGATATGCTGCTTCTGAACATGCTGAGATCTGCCACTAAAGCTTCAGGAGACAAAGACAGGGTGGGtatttttctcttttactgtTGCCAGA harbors:
- the heatr6 gene encoding HEAT repeat-containing protein 6, with translation MAGKATFFESSLSFPSSRNTQGVQSASTDTPRFVPSSKAQHELDASAQAQDQISRCFNKLRSLRETDSATLKTELNSLFDQLISENYNSLNHDNIHPEVVCEMLMHASRLVPLSQEHLIIKLSQLIHQLLNQLQVIVDEHTLDVLVSYCTRALRTCSSWTHPEVLLALSSLVYGNGSRCHRHLPELLGLNGVLVNYGDPRQPDIELRRSAVHCLANLCLSVPGQPYLEEPYKGACYGILLRTLQSPKPPDVEDIVFCTLLQSALKGTQYFLNGGKWKAVPNQDLGTLLALLKRFMFYGLPGINVEMPQVLYPAPLPQYETVPTAKPEPSQDSATQKKTAGSQQNKKRKSRGKGKKAGAEGKNDDDDLKTGGGGVDQSGWSLGSQSASVTSPSAVTPQLYPSWKKGSSDSEFSDPEGGMQTKLRLYQARVRQSALQCFLAVVKCVEKRILYGYWSSFIPDAPGIGGPPPLTLLTIALKDPSPKVRAGSLQVLSALLEGSRQFLSTAEDTSAPRQAFTPFSAMLASSVRELHRCLLLALVAESSCQTLTQVLKCLAHLVSNVPYNRLRPGLLSPLWKQIRPYVRHRDVNVRVSSLTLFGALVSTQAPLPEIQLLLQQPGSTSALSTSGISTPQELSHNWRLPARRDGEASSPGGGVEGGPEGPCWLLQLCVSLVTQPREEPYSDSDAGGSSGASLEPSPVRLEALQVLAHLVKGYFSLVQTSLLELGQLSSRCLKEQEASVQLHGAKLLEELGTGIIQQYRADANTTPSAKCVPVCQVVNFWSETLGAPLISALQNEQHPTLQTSACDTLSSILPQAFSQLPDKTQVLCITILLGLTYNENSLVKAAAVRALGVYILFPCLREDVMFVADTANAILTALDDRSPNVRAKAAWSLGNLTDTLIVNMQSVGLEFQEEFSDMLLLNMLRSATKASGDKDRVKSNAVRALGNLLHFLQPVHLGKPVFEQPLQEAMRALIETVRGDATMKVRWNACYALGNAFRNHNLPLGSAVWSKEAYSALSYVVTSCKNFKVRIKSAAALSVPSTRDRYGDAQQFAEVWQALAQALEHSEEMEDFLEYRYCASLRSQLCHALLHLLSVCQPDDLPALRSSLSDQSRPVLQGFLVRYLSNKGVTLAAGVDGAAGEEAGDHAVPEDGLMVLNETLTRLKGQLEEAVLDSSEELKTVVDFLEDVMRNFEDVKESDSKDFSLELSKLPQ